From a single Bacillus sp. NEB1478 genomic region:
- a CDS encoding SNF2 helicase associated domain-containing protein, translating to MDISISHHKIKEMCGTVSFKKGDYFYRANKVTFSQYSHDFCEASVSGTEDFQVTIEKDAAGKTDLKCSCPSLVNFQKHCQHIAAVLLSIQDYQRKGTVPDSLPVQSSNYDELTKGFLTVFNNRPARRSGHQLHFEKREVLDVMFTCRPVKMENGQFLFGMEIKVGNTKLKNIQTFLQDVRHGERSALSSVFTYDPSRHCFLKEDDLVIQELIGVIHYEKAFLEALSSSFSGDNESLLIPPSSWTRLAPLLTTTSLVRLKQDDQSFESLRMIDGPPPIQFTFEVKGTDYRLAIDGFDRMIVLNPYRSVLFDGKVYTLNEQDCERLNDLKQMLFKSGTNHIPISHKKIQHFLDNIVPSLKKIGDVQLDKALSQKLLKKPLVAKLYLDRVKNRLLCGLEFHYEDIIIQPLEQRETLTGPVVVRDQEKEDEILGLMDESGFFKTDGGYTMQNETLEYSFLFHTVPKLQQLVQIYATTAVRNRIVRKNAFPKIRVKVKKERNDWLEFKFEMDEIADQQIREILEALEEKRKYYRLRNGSLLSLETKEMEEIQRFLKEVPVQDFDMEASLNMPITQSLQHLDAIENSQVFTIEKSFHDFIENLRNPSNLQFEVPQSLENILRDYQKSGYEWMKALASFNFGGVLADDMGLGKTVQSISFIVSELSSIRDRKNPVLIVCPSSLTYNWLHEIMKFAPDLQAIVADGKKADRENLQKEMGDVDVVITSYSLMRRDIQWYASQKFHTVFYDEAQAFKNPLTQTARAAKRIQADYRFGLTGTPIENSIEELWAIYHVVFPQLFKGLKEYSHLSRKTIARRIRPFLLRRKKEDVLAELPKKIETSESTELLPEQKKLYAAYLAKLRHDTLKHLDRNTIRKNRIRILAGLTRLRQICCHPSLFVDGYKGSSAKYEQLLQIIEEARLSNRRVLIFSQFTKMLEMIGRDIALRGHTYFYLDGQTPSEERLEICNRFNRGERDLFLISLKAGGTGLNLTGADTVILYDLWWNPAVEQQAADRAHRMGQKNTVQVIKLIARGTIEEKMYELQEKKRDLITAMVDSDEIASASLTEEDIREIFMI from the coding sequence ATGGATATTAGTATAAGTCATCATAAAATTAAAGAAATGTGCGGCACCGTATCCTTTAAAAAGGGAGATTATTTTTATCGAGCAAATAAAGTTACGTTCAGTCAATATAGTCATGATTTTTGTGAAGCTAGCGTTTCTGGAACGGAAGACTTTCAAGTCACGATAGAAAAAGATGCGGCAGGGAAGACTGACCTGAAATGCAGCTGTCCTTCACTAGTGAATTTTCAAAAGCATTGCCAGCACATTGCAGCTGTTTTATTGTCCATTCAGGATTACCAGCGAAAAGGGACAGTTCCTGACAGTTTACCAGTTCAATCGTCTAATTATGATGAACTGACTAAAGGGTTTCTGACAGTTTTCAATAACAGACCGGCAAGAAGAAGTGGACATCAACTCCATTTTGAAAAAAGAGAGGTACTGGATGTCATGTTTACATGCAGACCAGTGAAAATGGAGAACGGTCAATTTTTGTTCGGAATGGAAATAAAGGTCGGCAACACAAAGCTGAAGAATATTCAAACCTTTCTTCAGGATGTAAGACATGGGGAACGCAGTGCTTTATCTTCTGTCTTTACATATGACCCGAGCCGTCATTGCTTTTTAAAAGAAGATGATTTAGTGATACAAGAGCTTATTGGGGTTATCCATTATGAAAAGGCATTTCTTGAAGCATTATCTTCTTCTTTTTCAGGTGATAATGAATCTTTGCTCATTCCACCCTCCTCTTGGACGCGTCTCGCTCCATTACTCACTACAACATCGTTAGTGAGGCTGAAGCAAGACGACCAATCTTTTGAAAGTTTACGAATGATAGATGGACCGCCTCCTATTCAGTTTACATTTGAAGTAAAGGGTACAGATTACCGGTTAGCAATTGATGGATTCGATAGAATGATTGTATTGAATCCCTATCGTTCAGTATTATTTGACGGAAAAGTCTACACATTAAATGAACAGGATTGTGAACGATTAAATGACTTAAAGCAAATGCTATTCAAGTCGGGGACGAATCATATACCGATTTCACATAAAAAAATTCAGCATTTCCTCGATAACATTGTTCCAAGTCTGAAGAAGATTGGCGATGTCCAACTGGATAAAGCGCTCTCTCAAAAGTTATTGAAAAAACCTCTTGTTGCCAAGCTATATTTGGATCGTGTTAAGAATCGTCTGCTTTGCGGACTAGAGTTTCATTATGAAGATATTATTATTCAACCGTTAGAGCAACGGGAAACTCTAACAGGACCGGTAGTTGTGAGGGATCAGGAAAAGGAAGATGAGATTCTTGGATTAATGGACGAAAGCGGCTTCTTCAAAACAGATGGCGGATACACGATGCAAAATGAAACATTGGAGTATTCATTTTTATTCCATACAGTTCCAAAGCTTCAGCAACTCGTACAGATTTATGCTACAACAGCAGTTCGAAACCGCATCGTAAGGAAGAACGCCTTTCCGAAAATCAGAGTGAAAGTTAAAAAAGAACGTAACGATTGGCTGGAATTCAAGTTTGAAATGGACGAAATTGCTGATCAACAGATTCGGGAAATTTTAGAAGCGCTCGAAGAAAAGCGGAAATATTACCGCTTGCGAAATGGCTCACTGCTCTCTCTTGAGACGAAGGAAATGGAAGAAATTCAACGTTTTCTAAAAGAAGTTCCGGTTCAGGATTTTGATATGGAAGCTAGTCTGAACATGCCTATTACCCAAAGCCTTCAACACCTTGATGCCATTGAAAATAGTCAGGTGTTCACAATAGAAAAATCGTTTCATGATTTTATAGAAAATTTACGTAACCCGAGTAACTTGCAATTTGAGGTGCCGCAAAGCCTAGAAAACATATTGAGAGACTATCAAAAGAGCGGATATGAATGGATGAAGGCACTTGCAAGTTTCAATTTTGGCGGTGTTCTAGCGGATGACATGGGACTTGGCAAAACGGTGCAAAGTATATCGTTTATCGTATCAGAGCTTTCCAGTATTCGAGACAGGAAAAACCCGGTTTTGATTGTTTGTCCTTCATCATTAACGTATAACTGGCTTCATGAAATCATGAAGTTTGCACCTGACCTTCAAGCTATTGTTGCAGATGGGAAAAAGGCAGACCGGGAAAATCTTCAAAAGGAGATGGGGGATGTAGATGTTGTGATTACATCCTACTCATTGATGCGCCGAGATATTCAATGGTATGCAAGTCAAAAGTTTCATACGGTATTTTATGATGAGGCACAGGCTTTTAAAAATCCCCTCACGCAAACAGCTCGAGCAGCTAAAAGAATACAGGCAGATTATCGTTTTGGACTTACTGGAACACCTATAGAAAATTCGATTGAGGAACTCTGGGCAATTTATCATGTCGTCTTTCCGCAATTATTTAAAGGATTAAAGGAATACAGTCACCTTTCTAGAAAAACTATCGCTCGAAGGATTCGTCCATTTTTACTTCGCAGAAAAAAAGAAGATGTTCTTGCTGAGCTGCCGAAAAAAATAGAAACGTCCGAATCAACAGAACTGCTGCCTGAACAAAAAAAGCTTTATGCAGCATATTTGGCTAAGCTGCGGCATGATACCTTAAAACATCTCGATAGGAATACCATTCGAAAAAATCGTATTCGAATTTTAGCAGGGTTGACCCGTTTGCGGCAAATTTGCTGTCACCCTTCTCTTTTTGTTGACGGCTATAAGGGAAGTTCTGCGAAATACGAGCAGTTGCTGCAAATAATAGAGGAAGCCAGACTTTCCAATAGGAGAGTACTGATATTCTCACAATTTACGAAAATGCTTGAGATGATTGGCAGAGACATTGCATTACGTGGTCATACGTACTTTTATCTGGATGGACAAACGCCTTCTGAAGAACGATTGGAGATTTGTAATCGATTTAACAGAGGTGAGCGGGATTTATTCCTGATTTCCCTAAAAGCAGGAGGTACCGGGTTGAACTTAACAGGGGCTGATACAGTCATCTTATATGATCTTTGGTGGAATCCAGCAGTTGAACAGCAAGCAGCAGACAGAGCCCATCGAATGGGTCAGAAAAATACAGTACAAGTGATCAAGCTCATAGCCCGTGGTACCATTGAGGAAAAAATGTATGAGCTTCAGGAAAAGAAAAGAGATTTAATAACAGCCATGGTTGATTCTGATGAAATCGCATCAGCATCCTTAACAGAAGAAGATATTCGTGAAATATTTATGATTTGA
- a CDS encoding tRNA-dihydrouridine synthase has protein sequence MIDNFWRDLPRPFFVLAPMEDVTDVVFRHVVSEAGRPDVFFTEFTNSDSYCHPEGIKSVRGRLKFTEDEQPMVAHIWGDNPEYFRQMSIGMKEMGFKGIDINMGCPVPNVAQRGKGSGLILRPDVAAELIQAAKAGGLPVSVKTRLGFKEVNEWEEWLTHILNQDIANLSIHLRTREEMSLVDAHWELIPEIKKLRDRIAPNTLLTINGDIPDRQTGLQLAEQYGIDGVMIGRGIFKNPFAFEKEPREHSSKEYLDLLRLQLDLQDQYAEEVPRSISGLHRFFKIYVKGFPGAAELRNQLMNTKSTDEVRALLDNFEN, from the coding sequence ATGATAGATAATTTTTGGCGTGATTTACCACGTCCATTTTTTGTACTTGCACCAATGGAAGATGTGACAGATGTTGTTTTTCGTCACGTTGTAAGTGAAGCCGGCCGGCCGGATGTGTTTTTCACAGAGTTTACAAACTCAGATAGTTACTGTCATCCGGAGGGTATAAAAAGTGTCCGCGGCCGTTTGAAGTTTACAGAAGATGAACAGCCAATGGTGGCACATATTTGGGGCGATAATCCTGAATATTTCCGTCAAATGAGTATTGGCATGAAAGAGATGGGGTTTAAAGGCATTGATATTAATATGGGCTGCCCGGTGCCGAATGTGGCACAGAGAGGTAAAGGGAGTGGCCTTATTCTCCGTCCGGATGTTGCTGCAGAACTTATTCAAGCAGCAAAAGCGGGCGGGCTGCCTGTCAGCGTGAAAACACGACTTGGCTTCAAGGAGGTAAATGAGTGGGAGGAGTGGCTTACGCATATTTTAAATCAGGATATTGCGAACCTTTCCATTCATTTACGTACAAGAGAGGAAATGAGCCTAGTAGATGCGCATTGGGAGCTTATTCCGGAAATCAAAAAATTACGTGACCGTATCGCACCAAATACGCTGCTAACAATCAATGGAGACATTCCTGACCGACAAACCGGTCTGCAGCTTGCTGAACAATACGGTATTGATGGTGTAATGATCGGGCGAGGAATTTTTAAAAATCCTTTTGCTTTTGAAAAAGAGCCAAGAGAGCACAGCAGTAAAGAATACCTTGATCTTTTAAGACTGCAGCTTGACCTTCAAGATCAATATGCGGAAGAAGTGCCGCGTTCAATCTCAGGGCTTCATCGCTTTTTCAAAATCTATGTAAAAGGATTCCCTGGGGCTGCTGAATTACGAAATCAATTAATGAACACGAAATCAACAGATGAAGTGCGTGCATTGCTTGATAACTTTGAAAATTGA
- the rlmD gene encoding 23S rRNA (uracil(1939)-C(5))-methyltransferase RlmD → MTKADLPVHKNESYEVEILDLTHEGAGVARVNGFTLFVPNTLPGERAKVKVVGLKKGFGFGRLEELIEPSQERVEPPCPIYKWCGGCQLQHLSYAGQLEYKRKQVEDVLTRIGKLENVPVLPTLGMDDEPWRYRNKAQVPVGERDGRIITGFYQKRSHEIVEMDSCIITGDTNDDAVQAVKEIVNKYNISAYNEEKHKGMLRHIIARYGKTTGDLMIVLVTNGKDLPQRKKIIDDITTALPEIKSIVQNVNTKRTNVIFGDETKVLWGAEYIYDNIGDIKFAISARSFYQINPDQTKVLYDQALKYAELSGDETVIDAYCGIGTISLFLAQKAKKVYGVEIVPEAIEDAKRNAELNGITNAEFAVGKSEEVIPEWKKQGITPDVIVVDPPRKGCDEELLKTIIEMKPKRVVYVSCNPATLARDLRVLEDGGFKTTEVQPVDMFPQTTHCEAVACLELV, encoded by the coding sequence ATGACGAAGGCTGATTTGCCTGTTCATAAAAATGAAAGCTATGAAGTTGAAATATTAGATTTAACCCATGAAGGCGCGGGAGTTGCCCGCGTAAATGGGTTTACTTTGTTCGTACCGAACACGTTGCCAGGGGAGCGTGCGAAGGTAAAAGTAGTTGGGTTAAAAAAAGGATTCGGTTTTGGCCGTTTGGAAGAATTGATTGAACCGAGCCAAGAGCGTGTAGAGCCGCCATGTCCCATCTATAAATGGTGCGGAGGCTGTCAGCTGCAGCATTTATCATATGCTGGACAACTCGAATATAAACGAAAACAGGTTGAAGACGTTCTAACTCGTATCGGAAAATTAGAAAACGTCCCTGTTTTGCCGACGCTTGGAATGGATGACGAACCATGGCGTTATAGAAACAAAGCCCAAGTGCCAGTAGGTGAGCGGGACGGCCGAATCATCACAGGATTTTATCAAAAACGAAGTCATGAAATCGTCGAAATGGATAGCTGCATCATCACAGGTGATACAAATGACGATGCTGTTCAAGCAGTAAAAGAAATCGTAAATAAATACAACATCAGTGCATATAACGAGGAAAAGCATAAAGGAATGCTACGCCATATTATCGCACGTTACGGAAAAACAACGGGCGATTTAATGATCGTCCTCGTAACGAATGGCAAAGACTTGCCGCAAAGAAAAAAGATTATTGATGACATTACAACAGCTCTACCTGAAATCAAATCCATTGTGCAAAACGTAAACACAAAACGAACAAACGTAATCTTTGGAGATGAAACCAAAGTTCTTTGGGGCGCTGAGTACATTTATGACAATATCGGAGACATTAAGTTTGCGATTTCAGCAAGGTCTTTTTATCAGATTAACCCGGATCAGACGAAAGTTCTTTACGATCAAGCGTTAAAATACGCTGAACTAAGCGGTGACGAAACTGTAATCGATGCATACTGCGGAATCGGAACAATCTCGTTATTCCTTGCACAAAAAGCGAAAAAAGTGTACGGTGTCGAAATTGTACCAGAAGCGATTGAAGATGCGAAACGAAATGCCGAACTGAACGGAATTACAAATGCAGAGTTTGCAGTTGGAAAATCAGAAGAAGTCATCCCGGAGTGGAAGAAACAAGGGATCACACCAGATGTAATCGTAGTTGATCCGCCTCGTAAAGGATGCGATGAAGAGCTTTTAAAGACAATTATTGAAATGAAGCCAAAACGCGTCGTGTATGTGAGCTGTAACCCGGCAACACTCGCACGAGATCTCCGAGTACTTGAAGACGGCGGTTTTAAAACAACAGAAGTACAGCCGGTAGATATGTTTCCGCAAACTACACATTGTGAAGCGGTCGCGTGTTTGGAGTTAGTATAA
- a CDS encoding glycosyltransferase family 2 protein → MEYLLYFFFFLSILFPIIHSIHCFRSFKKEEHHTGDGDLEYEEKGMSILIPCYNEQRILDTAINSIKELSYSNLEVIFINDGSKDTTLNYFDFLLQLKPSAKKPIKKLSHEKVKNCYQSELYPNVFVIDKENGGKADALNAGIEYSSKQLVITLDADTIVTNKALAAVNRKFHDENVVAAGGVVHVLQTKVEEPMHGLSLRKAKMLVRAQALDFLRAFYINKISLAGFNALGVISGAFGIFTKKALIDVGGYRATIGEDIDITLKMHKYIEKDKKRKVALIPDAVGFTELPETWGDLFKQRVRWQKAFVDCFIHYGPFLFKTFFKKPVSFFYIVEGFVSGTLAVYVMTGAVLIDFFNGHFFSLTFLVYYVVYIFLLGYVYDELAIEMSEKHGFFFQEKEDVILAFVIFFDIFIYRFIIMTAIIYGTVAYFINNKNWNKVERTGRDYTTSTEHAA, encoded by the coding sequence TTGGAATACTTGTTGTATTTTTTCTTTTTCTTATCTATTCTCTTTCCCATTATTCATTCGATCCATTGTTTCCGGTCTTTTAAAAAGGAAGAACATCATACTGGAGATGGAGACCTTGAATATGAAGAGAAAGGTATGAGTATCTTAATTCCATGCTATAACGAACAAAGAATCTTAGATACAGCTATTAATAGCATTAAAGAGCTGTCTTACTCTAATTTAGAGGTTATTTTCATTAATGATGGCTCTAAGGATACGACGTTAAACTATTTCGATTTTTTATTACAGTTAAAACCGTCGGCTAAAAAGCCAATAAAGAAACTATCGCATGAGAAAGTAAAAAATTGTTATCAATCTGAACTATATCCGAACGTCTTTGTTATTGATAAAGAAAACGGCGGAAAAGCAGATGCCTTAAATGCAGGAATCGAATATTCCAGTAAGCAATTAGTCATCACACTGGATGCAGATACCATTGTAACGAATAAAGCACTTGCTGCCGTTAACCGCAAATTCCATGATGAGAATGTAGTAGCAGCAGGCGGTGTAGTGCATGTATTACAAACAAAGGTAGAAGAACCGATGCATGGACTTTCCCTCCGGAAAGCAAAGATGCTTGTGCGGGCTCAAGCACTTGATTTTTTAAGAGCCTTTTATATTAACAAAATTTCATTAGCTGGATTTAATGCGTTAGGCGTGATCTCCGGCGCTTTTGGTATTTTTACGAAAAAAGCATTGATTGATGTTGGCGGATACCGTGCGACCATTGGAGAAGATATCGATATTACGTTGAAGATGCATAAATATATTGAAAAAGACAAGAAAAGAAAAGTAGCGCTCATTCCAGATGCAGTAGGATTTACTGAACTTCCTGAGACTTGGGGGGATTTGTTTAAACAACGCGTACGCTGGCAAAAGGCTTTTGTGGATTGTTTCATCCACTATGGACCATTTTTATTTAAAACATTTTTCAAAAAACCAGTATCCTTTTTCTATATTGTAGAAGGTTTCGTATCAGGTACACTTGCGGTTTATGTAATGACAGGCGCCGTACTCATTGATTTTTTCAATGGACATTTCTTTTCGTTAACATTCTTGGTCTATTATGTGGTGTATATATTCCTTCTTGGTTATGTTTACGATGAACTAGCGATCGAAATGAGTGAAAAACACGGATTTTTCTTCCAAGAGAAAGAAGACGTGATTCTAGCTTTCGTTATTTTCTTTGACATTTTCATCTATCGATTCATCATCATGACAGCCATTATTTACGGCACAGTGGCTTACTTCATTAATAATAAAAATTGGAATAAGGTAGAGAGGACAGGAAGAGATTACACAACATCAACCGAACATGCTGCTTAA
- a CDS encoding S8 family serine peptidase, with the protein MKKILSICLTAVLAVAFFTPQQNVKAASSLEVDKTLTKVLGDITSNTVIEAVVTYDSLPSTSDVAALKNLGLETKTFSKLPMVAVKGTKLELTSLLTSNLNAVSIYYNKDLHYLMNESRKLIGAERVWNELGYTGKGTTVAVIDSGIDGTHPDLPFGEEKVVQNVKFLVGQDIFSEDATYLENVVNTDTSSGHGTHVAGTIAGLGSQSAGLYTGIAPDAKLVGLGTGEGINILWALEAFDYVLKNQDKYGINVISNSWGSTGEYSPNDPINVASKQAHDAGMVVSFAAGNEGPDDNTLNPYSAAPWVISVAAGTKDKQLADFSSRGVEGDALLHPDITAPGVDIVSTKSKTGVVINTLGTVKDKDYIAPEYLPYYTTASGTSMATPHISGVAALLYEANPNLTPDQVLQLLESTADPMPGYKLHEVGAGYVNAYEAVKAAGN; encoded by the coding sequence ATGAAAAAGATACTTTCCATATGTTTAACAGCTGTTTTAGCCGTTGCTTTTTTCACACCTCAGCAAAACGTTAAGGCAGCATCAAGTCTAGAAGTAGATAAAACTTTAACAAAAGTATTAGGAGATATTACATCAAATACAGTGATCGAAGCTGTTGTAACGTATGATTCATTGCCTAGTACTTCCGATGTGGCAGCACTAAAAAATCTTGGATTAGAAACGAAAACGTTCAGCAAGCTTCCGATGGTAGCAGTAAAAGGAACGAAGCTGGAGCTAACGTCATTACTTACAAGCAACCTGAATGCCGTTTCCATTTACTACAACAAAGACCTTCATTATTTAATGAATGAAAGCCGAAAGCTAATAGGTGCCGAACGCGTGTGGAATGAATTGGGCTACACAGGAAAAGGCACGACCGTTGCTGTGATCGACAGCGGTATTGATGGTACGCATCCTGATCTTCCGTTTGGTGAAGAAAAAGTGGTACAAAACGTGAAGTTCTTAGTAGGACAAGATATTTTCTCCGAGGATGCCACATACCTTGAAAACGTTGTAAATACGGATACATCTTCCGGCCACGGAACACATGTTGCGGGAACAATAGCAGGACTAGGATCACAAAGTGCAGGTTTATATACAGGGATTGCTCCAGACGCTAAGCTAGTTGGCCTCGGAACGGGAGAAGGAATCAATATCCTTTGGGCACTTGAAGCTTTTGATTACGTATTGAAAAATCAAGATAAATACGGGATAAACGTCATTTCTAACAGCTGGGGTTCAACAGGTGAGTATTCACCGAACGACCCGATTAACGTAGCGAGTAAACAAGCTCATGATGCTGGAATGGTCGTATCATTCGCAGCAGGTAACGAAGGACCAGACGACAACACATTAAACCCATATTCTGCAGCACCATGGGTGATTTCGGTCGCAGCTGGAACGAAGGACAAACAGTTAGCTGACTTCTCATCTCGTGGAGTTGAAGGAGATGCACTTCTTCATCCAGACATAACAGCGCCTGGTGTGGATATCGTCTCGACAAAATCAAAAACCGGGGTTGTCATAAACACGCTAGGAACGGTAAAAGATAAAGATTACATTGCACCAGAATATCTGCCATACTACACAACAGCGAGCGGAACGAGCATGGCAACACCGCATATCTCTGGAGTAGCAGCATTGCTGTATGAAGCCAATCCTAATTTAACACCTGATCAAGTTCTGCAACTGTTGGAATCCACAGCAGATCCGATGCCAGGATACAAGCTGCATGAAGTCGGAGCAGGATATGTAAATGCATACGAAGCTGTGAAAGCTGCAGGCAACTAA
- a CDS encoding class I SAM-dependent methyltransferase, with translation MKNLSNMNKYKRLAPFYDKLMGNRLFRKARQQAFSEINIIHGETILLVGVGTGEDFPFLPDHAKVTGIDLSEHMLKIAAGKKNGRDITLHQMNAEEMVFPNQTFNVVVLNLILSVAETPGKVLERTIECLAPGGTILIFDKFIDAHTNPNLIRKLFNTFTSAIGTDINRDFYQIKNKLPLEIMKEYKVLNGLYSIIVVRKK, from the coding sequence GTGAAAAATCTTTCAAATATGAATAAGTACAAAAGGCTTGCACCGTTTTACGATAAACTTATGGGTAATCGTCTGTTTAGAAAAGCACGCCAGCAAGCTTTTTCTGAAATAAATATAATTCACGGGGAAACTATTCTCTTAGTTGGAGTCGGAACGGGAGAAGACTTCCCTTTTTTGCCTGATCATGCCAAGGTTACCGGGATTGATCTTTCAGAACATATGTTAAAGATAGCCGCTGGAAAAAAGAATGGACGGGACATAACCCTTCATCAGATGAATGCAGAAGAAATGGTTTTTCCCAATCAAACTTTTAATGTCGTCGTTTTGAATCTTATTTTGAGTGTTGCAGAGACACCTGGAAAAGTACTTGAAAGAACGATAGAGTGTCTGGCTCCAGGAGGCACAATATTAATTTTTGATAAATTTATTGATGCTCATACAAATCCAAATCTGATTAGAAAATTATTCAATACATTTACGTCAGCAATTGGAACAGATATTAATCGTGACTTTTATCAAATAAAAAATAAACTGCCTCTCGAAATAATGAAAGAATACAAGGTCCTCAATGGTCTTTACAGTATTATTGTTGTTCGTAAAAAATAA
- a CDS encoding diacylglycerol kinase yields the protein MKRARLIYNPSSGRETVKKQLPYILNRLENAGYETSCHATTPEEGCATRAAKLAGERGFDLVIAAGGDGTIYEVVNGLAGLEDRPMLGIIPAGTTNDFARAVGVPRTIEGACDVLCGGAQMPVDIGKVNDRFFINIAGGGRITELTYEVPSKLKTMIGQLAYFLKGIEMLPSIRPTYVEIEFDGQDKYEGEIMLFLVANTNSVGGFEKLAPASEFHDGLFDVIILKKTNLAEFVRIASLAIRGEHIHDDHVIYKKAQRVKVTPREKMQINLDGELGGILPGEFENLHHHFQLLVPKERIKS from the coding sequence ATGAAACGAGCAAGACTGATCTACAATCCGAGTTCTGGACGAGAAACTGTAAAAAAACAACTTCCATATATATTAAATAGACTTGAAAACGCAGGTTATGAAACTTCTTGCCATGCGACTACACCAGAAGAGGGCTGTGCTACACGTGCAGCAAAATTAGCGGGTGAGCGCGGATTCGATCTAGTGATAGCAGCAGGCGGAGATGGAACAATCTATGAAGTCGTGAACGGACTTGCAGGACTTGAAGATCGTCCAATGCTGGGAATCATTCCAGCGGGGACTACAAATGACTTCGCACGAGCAGTCGGTGTACCGCGTACGATTGAAGGAGCTTGTGACGTACTGTGCGGCGGCGCTCAAATGCCTGTCGATATTGGAAAAGTAAACGATAGATTCTTCATTAACATTGCTGGCGGAGGACGCATTACAGAGCTTACTTATGAAGTGCCAAGCAAGCTCAAAACGATGATTGGACAGCTCGCGTATTTCCTAAAAGGAATCGAGATGCTTCCTTCGATCCGTCCGACATACGTTGAAATCGAATTTGACGGTCAAGATAAATATGAAGGCGAAATCATGCTTTTCTTAGTGGCAAATACAAACTCTGTTGGCGGTTTTGAAAAACTAGCACCAGCATCTGAATTCCACGATGGTCTTTTCGACGTAATCATTTTAAAGAAAACGAATCTTGCTGAATTTGTACGTATTGCTTCTCTTGCTATCCGTGGAGAACACATTCACGATGATCACGTAATCTACAAAAAAGCTCAGCGTGTAAAAGTAACACCACGTGAAAAAATGCAGATTAACTTAGATGGAGAACTAGGCGGCATCTTGCCAGGTGAGTTCGAAAATCTGCATCATCACTTCCAACTACTAGTACCAAAAGAAAGAATTAAATCATAA
- a CDS encoding GNAT family N-acetyltransferase: protein MEKTTIEISLSTPADYAGLIEIDHLVWNIETTPAPDIHWDSPEDYGRQFPAGSQIVARSNGKVCGYIFYKDVFPVPSNLHVADVAMAVHPDFQGQNIGFELMRAVEELARDNGKRKLSLRVLASNEKAIRFYKKCGYQEQGRLVEEFYLNGRFVDDLLLYKHI, encoded by the coding sequence ATGGAAAAAACGACTATTGAAATTTCTTTATCCACCCCTGCAGACTATGCAGGTCTAATAGAGATCGACCATCTTGTTTGGAACATAGAAACAACACCTGCACCAGATATCCACTGGGATTCACCAGAGGATTATGGAAGACAGTTCCCTGCAGGAAGTCAGATTGTTGCACGGAGCAACGGAAAAGTTTGCGGCTACATTTTTTACAAAGATGTTTTTCCGGTTCCCTCCAACCTGCATGTAGCAGATGTTGCAATGGCAGTTCATCCAGATTTCCAAGGTCAGAACATTGGCTTTGAACTGATGCGTGCTGTTGAAGAATTAGCACGTGATAACGGGAAAAGAAAACTTTCTTTACGTGTTTTAGCAAGTAACGAAAAAGCCATACGTTTTTACAAAAAATGCGGTTATCAAGAGCAAGGAAGGCTTGTCGAAGAATTTTATTTAAATGGGCGTTTTGTCGATGACTTACTTCTTTACAAGCATATTTAA